In a single window of the Aridibaculum aurantiacum genome:
- a CDS encoding BlaI/MecI/CopY family transcriptional regulator, protein MKKSNKKNPVIERGLTKAEEQVMQAVWQRDHSYLKDVVEAMPAPQPHSNTVATILKILIDKGFVQAEAVGRNNLYSALVSKEEYSRATMGNLVSNYFNGSFSNAVSFLVDQKQLSVADLEMLLQELKKK, encoded by the coding sequence ATGAAAAAGAGTAACAAGAAGAACCCAGTGATTGAGCGGGGACTTACAAAGGCAGAAGAGCAGGTAATGCAAGCTGTATGGCAACGCGATCATTCTTACCTGAAAGATGTGGTAGAAGCCATGCCTGCACCTCAACCGCATAGTAATACCGTGGCAACCATCCTGAAAATCTTGATCGATAAAGGGTTTGTACAAGCAGAAGCTGTTGGACGCAACAACCTGTACAGTGCACTGGTAAGCAAGGAAGAATATAGCCGCGCAACAATGGGCAATCTTGTTTCTAATTATTTCAACGGGTCGTTTAGTAACGCCGTTTCATTTTTAGTAGACCAAAAACAACTGAGCGTCGCTGATCTTGAAATGCTATTGCAAGAACTAAAAAAGAAGTAG
- a CDS encoding GxxExxY protein, translated as MLTQKIIDDLSYKVIGCAIEVQKSLGAGLLESVYTTCLRHELTLKGLHFRSEVWVPIKYKGIDLDAQLRLDLLVEDLLVVEIKAVENLLNIHEAQVLTYMKLLKKPKGILLNFCSTNIFNHGQKTFVNDYYAALPDK; from the coding sequence TTGCTTACACAGAAGATCATTGATGACTTAAGCTACAAGGTGATTGGTTGTGCTATTGAGGTACAGAAATCACTTGGTGCAGGATTGTTAGAATCCGTTTACACTACTTGCCTAAGACATGAACTTACTTTGAAAGGACTACACTTCCGTTCCGAAGTGTGGGTGCCTATAAAGTACAAGGGCATTGATCTCGATGCTCAGCTACGCCTTGATCTGCTTGTGGAGGATCTGCTTGTGGTGGAAATAAAGGCTGTAGAAAACCTACTGAACATTCACGAAGCACAGGTTTTGACTTATATGAAGTTGCTGAAAAAGCCGAAAGGAATCCTGCTGAATTTCTGCTCAACAAACATTTTTAATCATGGCCAAAAAACATTTGTAAATGATTATTATGCTGCTTTACCTGATAAATAA
- a CDS encoding tetratricopeptide repeat protein codes for MTLLQKLLFSITFYCLFLSCNVIDPPVTDEEAKAFAKEIETSFAKKNPSVFNDLIDPSTFRERVKDAGKGKVENSVLNEITKGLEKRKLGNEILQLLGEEGTYELVKHYKEDNEQHLLFRMYGSSGLNYHDMELVRRGDKLKVADLYVYITGENMSKTLADVSIGMQSYYKDNMRTADANNKEILELRKMITTKRFEEAKEKFDGLPNELKKQKNFQLMNIMILSEVDHDAYKEAINTFAKRFPNEPNLYLVMIDHHFLQEDYKAALNDVDQLDALINKDPFLDLYRGNIYNAMDDSEMAIKHFERLEKNMPAFGDGIIELAALYLKTDQQAKAKDLMAKHKQHLPEAKLNIISILYPDFKM; via the coding sequence ATGACCCTCCTGCAAAAATTACTGTTTAGCATCACCTTTTATTGCTTGTTCCTTTCGTGTAATGTTATAGATCCCCCGGTAACTGATGAGGAAGCAAAAGCATTTGCCAAAGAAATAGAAACAAGCTTCGCTAAAAAGAACCCATCTGTTTTCAATGATCTTATAGATCCTTCCACTTTTAGAGAAAGAGTGAAAGACGCAGGAAAAGGCAAAGTAGAAAATTCTGTATTGAACGAGATAACGAAGGGCCTGGAGAAAAGAAAATTGGGAAACGAGATATTGCAACTACTTGGTGAGGAAGGAACGTACGAACTGGTGAAACACTATAAAGAAGACAATGAGCAACACCTGTTGTTCAGGATGTATGGCAGTTCAGGCCTTAACTACCATGATATGGAACTGGTGAGGAGGGGCGACAAGTTGAAAGTTGCAGACTTGTATGTTTATATCACAGGTGAGAACATGAGCAAGACACTAGCGGATGTAAGTATTGGAATGCAGTCGTACTACAAGGACAACATGAGAACTGCGGATGCAAATAATAAGGAGATACTGGAATTGCGTAAAATGATAACTACCAAAAGATTTGAAGAAGCTAAAGAAAAATTTGATGGCCTTCCTAATGAATTGAAGAAGCAGAAGAACTTCCAGTTGATGAATATTATGATACTTTCGGAAGTAGACCATGATGCATATAAAGAAGCCATCAACACTTTCGCCAAACGCTTCCCTAACGAGCCCAACCTTTACCTGGTGATGATCGATCATCACTTTCTACAGGAAGATTACAAAGCTGCGTTAAACGATGTAGATCAATTAGACGCTCTGATCAATAAAGACCCTTTCCTTGACTTGTACCGTGGTAACATTTATAATGCTATGGATGACTCAGAAATGGCAATCAAACATTTTGAACGACTGGAAAAGAATATGCCTGCTTTCGGTGATGGCATCATTGAACTAGCTGCATTATACCTGAAGACAGACCAGCAGGCAAAAGCTAAAGATCTTATGGCTAAACACAAACAACACCTGCCCGAGGCAAAGTTGAACATCATCAGCATCCTTTATCCTGATTTCAAAATGTAA
- a CDS encoding NAD(P)-dependent oxidoreductase yields the protein MEIGFIGLGNLGTVMVDNLLERGRHLHLYNRSKQKLKAYEGKATIHESIASLAEACDIIISIVSDDKAVEAISLGDDGLVNNMKKGAVHVCLSTIAPATSASLHEAHQQKGLEYFSATVIGRPEVAKARNTTVCMSGITQHKEAVVEVLKDLGGKNFYDFGEDVRSAAVIKLCNNFLILAALEAMGEAFNLVAKSGADTAAFFQMITETLFSAPIYKIYGKIIVDKTYDTPGFTSQLGLKDTKLALALAEEVGATVPIADVVKNHFIINHNRGRNGYDWTSIAKVIEEESSSL from the coding sequence ATGGAAATAGGATTTATAGGATTAGGAAACCTTGGAACAGTGATGGTTGACAATCTGCTGGAGCGGGGAAGGCATTTGCATCTTTACAACAGGAGTAAGCAGAAATTGAAAGCATATGAAGGCAAAGCCACCATTCATGAATCCATTGCATCGCTTGCTGAAGCGTGCGATATAATTATCAGCATCGTATCGGATGATAAAGCTGTAGAGGCAATATCACTGGGTGATGATGGACTGGTGAATAACATGAAAAAAGGAGCTGTGCATGTTTGCTTGAGTACTATAGCTCCGGCTACATCGGCAAGCCTTCATGAGGCGCATCAGCAGAAGGGTCTAGAATATTTTTCTGCTACCGTTATAGGCAGACCTGAAGTAGCAAAAGCACGTAATACAACTGTTTGTATGTCTGGCATCACACAGCATAAAGAAGCGGTAGTAGAAGTCTTAAAAGATCTTGGTGGAAAGAACTTTTACGATTTTGGTGAAGATGTAAGAAGTGCTGCAGTAATAAAACTCTGCAACAACTTTTTAATATTGGCTGCATTGGAAGCAATGGGCGAAGCCTTTAACCTGGTGGCTAAATCAGGAGCCGATACAGCAGCTTTTTTCCAGATGATAACAGAAACTTTGTTCAGCGCGCCTATCTATAAGATCTATGGAAAGATAATTGTTGACAAAACATACGATACACCTGGTTTCACTTCGCAGTTAGGGTTAAAAGATACAAAGCTGGCGCTGGCCTTAGCGGAAGAAGTTGGTGCTACTGTACCCATTGCTGATGTTGTGAAAAATCATTTTATCATTAACCACAACCGTGGGAGAAATGGCTACGACTGGACCTCTATCGCAAAGGTGATAGAAGAGGAGAGTAGTAGTTTGTAA
- a CDS encoding M56 family metallopeptidase, which yields MEAYLIKMICCSGLLFGYYRLALYNERFHQWNRFYLLAAIAISIAAPLVNIPVVANEGNANLAYYMDNMPWNYSAPVAEETISFWQIAAMIGSAISLFFIARLLFGIGKIIGIYRKHAATPLVNNVQLIVTKLSEAPFSFFNWLFWRHDVDPASENGQRMLNHELTHIREQHSIDKMFSSIVLCLFWMNPFFWLMRRELNTIHEFLADRKAIRSQDGAAFAQMILQAVPTKSNGFDGLINPFFSSQIKRRLFMITTSNNAKYSYLRRISGLAIMICMGISLTLSVQHAEAQKTETKIIIKEKMATTDEGKSSNKSESSSATSPKPADARNKAEKKSPLGERKEQIVTKNPPLYIVDGKETHASVMRDMAPESINSIDVLKGEHATEKYGEKGKNGVIIISTKSGGNQNFDGLATVISSAGDQPLYFINGKAATKEAIDKLDKDAIKTVNVLKGESATKKHGDKAKGGVVEITLKEAL from the coding sequence ATGGAAGCATACCTCATCAAAATGATCTGCTGTTCGGGCTTGTTATTTGGCTACTACAGGTTAGCCCTGTACAACGAACGCTTCCACCAGTGGAACCGCTTTTACCTGCTGGCTGCTATTGCCATCTCTATTGCTGCACCATTGGTAAACATACCTGTAGTAGCAAATGAGGGAAACGCGAACCTTGCTTATTACATGGATAATATGCCATGGAACTATTCAGCTCCTGTAGCAGAAGAAACTATATCTTTTTGGCAAATAGCAGCTATGATAGGATCAGCAATTTCATTGTTCTTTATTGCAAGGCTACTATTTGGTATAGGCAAAATCATTGGTATCTACAGAAAGCATGCTGCTACGCCTTTGGTTAATAATGTTCAGTTGATCGTTACTAAATTATCTGAAGCACCTTTCTCTTTTTTCAACTGGCTATTCTGGCGGCACGATGTAGATCCTGCTTCTGAAAATGGCCAACGCATGCTGAACCACGAGTTGACTCACATCCGCGAACAACATAGCATCGACAAGATGTTCTCATCTATTGTGCTATGCCTGTTTTGGATGAACCCATTCTTTTGGCTGATGCGGCGTGAGTTGAATACCATCCATGAATTTCTTGCCGATCGAAAAGCCATTCGCTCACAAGACGGAGCTGCATTTGCACAAATGATCTTGCAGGCGGTACCAACAAAAAGCAACGGTTTCGATGGCTTGATAAATCCATTTTTTTCATCACAAATCAAAAGACGTTTATTTATGATCACCACTTCAAATAACGCGAAATACAGTTACCTGCGCCGCATCAGCGGGCTGGCTATTATGATCTGCATGGGCATATCATTAACCCTTTCTGTTCAGCATGCTGAAGCACAAAAAACCGAGACTAAAATCATTATCAAAGAAAAAATGGCCACTACAGACGAAGGTAAATCGAGTAATAAATCTGAAAGTAGTTCAGCCACTTCTCCTAAGCCAGCAGATGCTAGGAATAAGGCAGAAAAGAAGAGCCCTCTTGGAGAAAGGAAAGAGCAAATAGTTACAAAGAACCCACCACTGTATATTGTTGATGGCAAAGAAACACACGCTTCTGTGATGCGGGATATGGCACCTGAAAGTATCAATAGTATAGATGTACTAAAAGGTGAACATGCTACAGAAAAGTATGGTGAGAAAGGTAAGAATGGTGTTATCATCATCAGCACGAAATCTGGAGGTAACCAAAATTTTGATGGCTTGGCAACGGTGATCAGTTCAGCAGGTGATCAACCTCTATACTTCATCAATGGTAAAGCTGCTACTAAAGAAGCTATAGACAAACTTGATAAAGATGCGATCAAGACAGTGAATGTTCTGAAGGGTGAAAGTGCGACTAAAAAACATGGAGATAAAGCAAAAGGTGGTGTAGTAGAAATCACATTGAAAGAGGCCCTGTAA
- a CDS encoding shikimate kinase: MKLFLIGMPGSGKTYAAEILKKKLKIPAYDLDSLVEMMEEKTITEIFEEGGEEAFRKVEAKMLRLFKEKKKFILSTGGGTPCFHSNIDWMNKEGQTVWIDEPVEVLAERLSKELDQRPLLKGKNETELRNYLEQTLEDRKPYYEQASQKVSSKELEGSGYKKLVAEYA, from the coding sequence ATGAAGCTTTTTTTAATAGGCATGCCTGGTTCTGGCAAGACTTACGCTGCTGAAATATTGAAGAAAAAACTGAAGATACCTGCTTACGACCTGGATAGCCTGGTGGAGATGATGGAAGAAAAAACCATCACTGAAATATTTGAAGAAGGTGGAGAAGAGGCCTTCAGAAAAGTGGAAGCTAAAATGTTGCGCTTATTCAAAGAGAAGAAGAAATTCATTCTAAGCACTGGTGGAGGAACTCCTTGTTTTCATAGCAACATAGACTGGATGAACAAAGAAGGCCAGACCGTTTGGATAGATGAACCAGTAGAGGTTTTGGCAGAAAGACTTTCAAAAGAGTTGGATCAGCGCCCGTTGCTGAAGGGCAAGAATGAAACTGAACTACGTAACTATCTTGAGCAAACACTGGAAGATAGAAAGCCGTACTACGAGCAAGCTTCGCAAAAAGTATCATCTAAAGAATTGGAAGGATCTGGTTATAAAAAATTAGTAGCTGAATATGCATAG
- a CDS encoding L,D-transpeptidase: MKRLITLGALVFAIACQQQTTSETTTAEGAPDTAARKVPDIRLELFISERKVHVLRGSDTLRSYPIAVGKSTHPTPTGEFKIHQIDWNPDWTPPDSDWSKDEDYTPPGHKDNPRDVCASFTSRLIPCMVLKTSIH, translated from the coding sequence ATGAAAAGATTGATCACATTAGGAGCTTTGGTATTTGCCATTGCCTGCCAACAACAAACCACTAGTGAGACAACTACAGCAGAAGGTGCACCAGATACAGCAGCCAGGAAAGTACCGGATATAAGGCTTGAGTTGTTCATCAGCGAGAGAAAAGTGCATGTATTACGCGGTTCAGATACGCTTCGTAGTTATCCTATAGCAGTTGGTAAATCAACACATCCTACACCAACAGGAGAATTTAAGATCCACCAGATTGACTGGAACCCTGACTGGACACCACCAGATAGTGACTGGAGCAAGGATGAAGATTATACACCGCCGGGTCACAAGGATAATCCAAGGGACGTGTGCGCATCATTTACCAGTCGCCTTATTCCTTGCATGGTACTAAAGACATCAATTCATTAG
- a CDS encoding DUF423 domain-containing protein, giving the protein MHSTFIKLAAILGALAVALGAFGAHALKQRASEYALDIFETGVRYQFYHVIALLAAGILFREFGNKWMMYSGWLFVIGMLLFSGSLYLLTYIKIIDKPSLNWIGAITPLGGVAFIAGWICLLIGVGTK; this is encoded by the coding sequence ATGCATAGCACGTTCATTAAACTGGCAGCTATACTAGGTGCACTTGCTGTTGCCTTAGGTGCTTTTGGTGCCCATGCTTTAAAACAGCGTGCATCTGAATATGCATTGGACATTTTTGAAACAGGTGTACGTTACCAGTTCTATCATGTGATCGCGTTGCTGGCTGCCGGTATTTTGTTTAGAGAGTTTGGCAACAAGTGGATGATGTATTCAGGATGGCTATTCGTGATAGGCATGTTGTTGTTTAGCGGAAGCCTGTACTTGCTCACGTATATCAAGATAATCGACAAGCCCTCGCTTAATTGGATAGGAGCTATAACACCATTAGGTGGAGTGGCTTTTATAGCTGGATGGATATGTTTGTTGATTGGTGTGGGAACAAAATAA